The genomic segment AACAGTCCAAACAGAGAGCATATCTGAAGTCAACGAAGGTGTTTCCACAGAAATTGTATCTGAAGCTCCTACCGTGGAGATTGACACTGCTAAAATTGTTGTAGATGAAGTTCATGAGGTCAGCATTTTACATCCAGAAGAAAGCATAAAAGAATTAGAAAGTACTGATGAGAGCCAACATCAGGTGGAAAGCCAATCTGAGGTAGACGAAGCTGTGTCTACAGAAACATTATCTGAATGTGAAGAAATTGTTGCAGATGAAGGCTCTCTAGCTGATGAAAAAGAGTCCCTACAATTTGACTGTCAAGAAGTAGAATCAGCTGTTACTGTAGCAGAAGAAACTAAGGATGGAAGTGTGGAGGATCAAGTCCAAACTCTGACACAAAAGGACGATGAAATCTTACACAATATCACTGATCAAGTTCAAGTTGAGGATAAAGATCAACcacctgtggaggtggaggagttaCAAGAATTAGCAGCTGCACAAGCTGCCAAATTAGAATCAGAGGAGGGTTGTGTTCAGTTGCTTGAAAAGGAAGTAATATCAGAAGATATTCCTGCAACAGAAACGATAACACATGAACCCATAGAGAAAACAAAGCCTCTCACTGAAGATAATGTTGAGGCAGAGAAGGAATACGAACTACAAGCAGATGCTGCAGAAACTGAGCACATTGATGAAACAGAGGTGTTAGAAGCTGTACAAACAGCCACAGATTCAGAGGAGGATAGAATTCAATTGCCTCAAGGGGAAATACTATCAGAGGATATTCCCACAGctacagatgaaacaaaaaaagagaaccTCATTGAAATCAGCATTGAGCCAGAAAACAAAGGACTGAAAACAGATACTCTAAATATTGACAATCATCAAGTTGCAGAAGTTTTACAAGCTATACAAGTACCCGCATTAGATTCAAAGGAGGGCAGTGTTCAATCACTTGAAAAAGAAGTTATATCAGAGGCCACACCAAAGGCAGAAACTGTTACAAATGAACtcaaagaggaaacagagccTCTCGTTGAAGACAATGAGCCAGGAGATGCTTTTGAAACTGAACATGTTAAGGAACTCGAAGTATTAGAAGCAAAATTAGATTCTGAAGAGGTTAGTGTCCAATCACTTGAAAAGGAATTAATATCAGAGGAGATTCCACCAACAGAAACTGTTGAACTAACACAGGCACCTGAGAGCAGTGTAGAGCCAGAGGAAGAACAATCAGTAGGGGATGCCAAAACGGACTATGTTGAAGAACCACAAGTATTACCATCTGATGTAAATGAAATTGCAACTGAAGCAGAAACTGAGGTAGAGACATCAATGCATGCTCATGTAGTCACAGAAAGTGTTGAGGAGGGTAGCGCTCAGGAACTAGAGAAGCAAATATTGTCCGAAGATGTTCCCAAACCAGACACCAAGATTGCCATCGCTTCAGTTACAGATGAAACTGAGAGTAAAGATGTGGAAGAACTGGACCAGGCTTTAAAGATAAATGAGGATCAGAAAACAGAGGGCACACAACAAGATGTTCAGGTTGGGCAGGAAAACCACATCGCTGAAGTTGTAGATGACTTACAAACATTAACAGCAGTTCATGTATCCTCTGTTAGTGAGGGAGCAAGTAGTGTTCAGGTCATagaaaaaactgtattttctgaAGTAACCCCAGCAACTTGTGTGGACAGTGCTGCAGTTACACATGAACCCAAGCACGAGGTGCATCTCAGTGCAGTGGTTGCCAGTgttgagggagaaaaagaaggtGAACTTGAAGCTGCTGTGATAAAGAGTGCTGCAGTTGAGCATGCTGTAGTAACGGAAGTGATCACATGTCATGTGAAAGATGTCTCAACCGCTATACCTGATGTTTTGGTAGAGAAAACATCAGACATTCATGAACCCTTGATTGACACATTAGTAAGTGAGATAGAATTCGAGGAAACAGTCATGAGTGCAACACCACTAGTGAAAGATGACGTGATTAAGACAGCAGAGGAAGGTAGtgtgattatgatgatgaacGTGCCATCAGTACAGTTTGAGGACAATCACAGAGTTCAAGTGCAGGTGGTCGATGTTGATATCAAATCAGCCGAGACAATTGTTGACACAGCGCTAGAGGTAGGGGTAACAGAAACCAAAGAAGTTATAGATGTTTGTCATGAAACAGTTAAAGAAGTAGACACACTCTCTGCCACATCAAAGACTGAAGAAGTAATTAATAAGGAAAGCAAGGTGACCATTCAAGAAGTTATTCAACATGTAAAGGAGAAAGTACCAGAGACAGTACCTGAATCAGTCCTTGTCAACTTGGAACAAAAAGTTATGAAACAGCCAGATGCTGTGACAGAGGAGAGTGAGAAAGCTGAACAGCAAGTGTTCGAGGAACTAATGCAAACACCTGATATTCCAGGAAGTTTAGATGTCTCTGTCCATGATCGCAAAGAGGATTTTGAGGAACCTAAAGATGAAATTAATGAGGAATCGCCAATTCCACAAATTGCCCAGAGTCAGATTGTAACCCCTAGTAACAGTGGAGTAGTAGTCCCCCAAAACACTGGAATAGTCTCGTCAATAGGTAATGTGGAGTCTCCCTCTAGCCTTTCTTTAGAATTCAAACTTAACATACAGTTTGGGCAAGCAAGGGCACCAGCTTCTCCACCACCTGCAACAGAGAGGATCGAACCAGTTAAAAAGACAGATGTGTCTGAAGTCGGCGTTCAGGTTGTAGAACCCAAAAAGCAAATAGATCCAACACAAAATGCTGAGGgccagaaacagacagaggtaACTGAGGTTGCTGTTCAGGCAACAGAAATCACAGAACCACAACCAGCTAACATCAATTCAACAGAAAGAGCAGTGATCATGAATCAACCAGTACTACTGGATGTTGGCATGCAAGCAATGGAAACAGTAAAACCAGTAGAGCAAATCAAATCAACAGAGAGAGTAACGCCCAATGTCCAGGCAACAGAGACAATACAAACAGTAaggcaaacagagaaaacagaaatgagtCAGCCAGTGCTGTCTGAAGCTTGTGACcaagaaacaaaagcaaaggaACCTGCTAAACAAACCGAGGAGGAAAATGACCAGGATGTGTGGCTGGATGCTGAGGAAGACATTTACACT from the Seriola aureovittata isolate HTS-2021-v1 ecotype China chromosome 13, ASM2101889v1, whole genome shotgun sequence genome contains:
- the akap12a gene encoding A-kinase anchor protein 12; the protein is MGDAQSAQRENKKDAAAEEESGKVDDAPAEQNTEDKPLKNNGQISEINGKADSTIAEVNGHCEDESAAEAVLSPDEDVPETTKSLKEEDTPVENVEINENESPNEVDDNEEMIEMDSKQNDINESFRRFFSNIGLKLTVKRGSAEKAEIETDVPDETNEEESNRPEYIEGTAKETKSEDTEQNIDLTTAQETYDNDSTTCPTLTDATSEDILDNAEVKATEAKEVVGSENVDAATTSPVHEDEKAQQDATLEEDLHPPSSLEPDVVVSPIKRFFTTGIFSGLRKKKKPTEDETTDKELVEMGKETVETAEIQQDKEEISLGVEADTVETENKENKLKEEMNDGKSPPTDAVSITVNEPEIMSSQEKVQASPLKRLLSGSSLKKHSKKQRGRKSSDAKLSDSGEHFSDQLMSSNESAEHQKEESPVQHPAEAAGEEDGAWASFKKLVTPKKRMKTSSLTKEEETQIPSSVEETKPSEGEQISDHSTEDGKKRKDSSVSWEAVLCGSGRRRSRSRKTSDSEDEMPQVENDNKKQDSPLESSNEVDEILAISPKQAGSPSEVDGGSTWKSLKKLVTPKRKAKNEEESKDNVQSDSEVAQDDSSFSIKNLLPGRKKRKSAEKQDQVSSDEADKEAASGEEDSETPAVVPLSEFDTIETEVHIETQADVESHVPKEADYELQQDLLDQMAEPVLPCDSLQTEVKKVQDDEDTLENETSTTPASDEEPEDLTELISKHQQLSDIPEEGIITETMATPASVTEDTARYDDTIADDLIEMTSEAITALEPVDITLTDETEMISAVSQLSESSKTSGNTTPVPVEYDIKDTEALLHEVVETICISPKAAPLCSDEISSERIVGSVSHQILESFVKEEPAILKIHRRSDATAIKIGLNAEELDVITELAATVQTESISEVNEGVSTEIVSEAPTVEIDTAKIVVDEVHEVSILHPEESIKELESTDESQHQVESQSEVDEAVSTETLSECEEIVADEGSLADEKESLQFDCQEVESAVTVAEETKDGSVEDQVQTLTQKDDEILHNITDQVQVEDKDQPPVEVEELQELAAAQAAKLESEEGCVQLLEKEVISEDIPATETITHEPIEKTKPLTEDNVEAEKEYELQADAAETEHIDETEVLEAVQTATDSEEDRIQLPQGEILSEDIPTATDETKKENLIEISIEPENKGLKTDTLNIDNHQVAEVLQAIQVPALDSKEGSVQSLEKEVISEATPKAETVTNELKEETEPLVEDNEPGDAFETEHVKELEVLEAKLDSEEVSVQSLEKELISEEIPPTETVELTQAPESSVEPEEEQSVGDAKTDYVEEPQVLPSDVNEIATEAETEVETSMHAHVVTESVEEGSAQELEKQILSEDVPKPDTKIAIASVTDETESKDVEELDQALKINEDQKTEGTQQDVQVGQENHIAEVVDDLQTLTAVHVSSVSEGASSVQVIEKTVFSEVTPATCVDSAAVTHEPKHEVHLSAVVASVEGEKEGELEAAVIKSAAVEHAVVTEVITCHVKDVSTAIPDVLVEKTSDIHEPLIDTLVSEIEFEETVMSATPLVKDDVIKTAEEGSVIMMMNVPSVQFEDNHRVQVQVVDVDIKSAETIVDTALEVGVTETKEVIDVCHETVKEVDTLSATSKTEEVINKESKVTIQEVIQHVKEKVPETVPESVLVNLEQKVMKQPDAVTEESEKAEQQVFEELMQTPDIPGSLDVSVHDRKEDFEEPKDEINEESPIPQIAQSQIVTPSNSGVVVPQNTGIVSSIGNVESPSSLSLEFKLNIQFGQARAPASPPPATERIEPVKKTDVSEVGVQVVEPKKQIDPTQNAEGQKQTEVTEVAVQATEITEPQPANINSTERAVIMNQPVLLDVGMQAMETVKPVEQIKSTERVTPNVQATETIQTVRQTEKTEMSQPVLSEACDQETKAKEPAKQTEEENDQDVWLDAEEDIYTQGESKVPLHEEEERLEQQTESDRDKKAVPQHELEMASNSKIEEEESQQEMLITGATREIESEGEDFAVALEHPETATATITKIEWD